The Synchiropus splendidus isolate RoL2022-P1 chromosome 1, RoL_Sspl_1.0, whole genome shotgun sequence genome includes a window with the following:
- the plin3 gene encoding mannose-6-phosphate receptor binding protein 1 produces MADDGKTNDAVAAAEDQQNGNQQNVVSRVIGLPLVSSACEAVSSAYCSTKDSVPLLKGVMDAAESGVRTLGAAAATGSKPLLDIIEPQLSTVNTYAMRGLDKMEESLPILQKPADKVVSDTVGMVYQSVAGAKDVVMGAVMGGVELTRSAVSGGINTVMGTSVGQMVSSGMGTALSRSEDWVEQNLPITEKELAALAEPPSGEVMTSSSKPSYFVRLGKLSTKVRERALELSLVRARNAREATHAAVTQIASTLDLLENTRTATGQVGGATEQLQQRLMVWRQAQSGTELTEPKTEEGKGENEPLESGVLSMVHGLTAQLRTACSNVVSSAQGLPGAVQDQLSSARRSAEELQSSLSNSGSLTPVLLERSRHHLTQVQQSLDGVMEYLLNNTPLNWMVGPFAPQLVEKAASEPEELTNKS; encoded by the exons ATGGCAGACGACGGCAAGACTAATGACGCTGTAGCTGCAGCCGAAGACCAGCAAAATGGAAACCAGCAG AATGTTGTTTCTCGGGTGATCGGTTTGCCACTGGTGAGCTCAGCTTGTGAGGCCGTTTCCAGCGCCTACTGCAGCACCAAAGACAGCGTGCCCTTGCTCAAGGGAGTGATGGATGCCGCGGAGAGTGGCGTACGCACCTTGGGAGCAGCTGCCGCCACGGGGTCCAAGCCACTTTTGGACATAATTGAGCCCCAAC tttcaaCAGTCAATACATATGCCATGAGAGGACTGGACAAGATGGAGGAGTCTTTGCCAATTCTTCAGAAGCCAGCAGATAAG GTGGTGTCGGACACAGTGGGCATGGTGTACCAGTCGGTGGCCGGGGCCAAGGACGTTGTGATGGGGGCTGTTATGGGAGGAGTGGAGTTGACACGCTCAGCGGTCAGTGGAGGCATCAACACTGTGATGGGCACCAGCGTGGGCCAGATGGTCAGCAGTGGGATGGGCACTGCACTGAGCCGATCGGAGGACTGGGTAGAACAAAACCTGCCAATAACGGAGAAAGAACTTG CTGCTTTGGCTGAACCCCCCTCAGGtgaggtgatgacatcatccagTAAACCCAGCTACTTCGTCCGCCTGGGGAAACTCTCCACCAAAGTGCGGGAGCGAGCCCTGGAGCTGTCTCTGGTCCGTGCCCGAAACGCTAGAGAAGCCACCCACGCGGCCGTGACCCAGATCGCCTCCACTCTGGACCTGCTGGAGAACACTCGCACAGCCACCGGTCAGGTCGGGGGCgctactgagcagctacagcagcGTTTGATGGTGTGGAGGCAGGCGCAGAGCGGAACCGAACTGACTGAGCCCAAAACTGAGGAGGGGAAAGGAGAGAATGAG cCGCTTGAATCTGGGGTCCTGTCCATGGTTCATGGTCTCACCGCCCAGCTGCGGACTGCTTGCTCCAACGTGGTGTCGAGTGCTCAGGGCCTGCCGGGTGCAGTCCAGGATCAGCTGTCGAGTGCAAGACGATCAGCCGAAGAACTCCAGTCGTCTCTGAGTAACAGCGGCAGCCTCACACCGGTCTTACTGGAGCGGAGCCGCCACCACTTGACCCAG GTACAACAGTCTCTGGATGGGGTCATGGAGTACTTGTTAAACAACACCCCTCTTAATTGGATGGTGGGGCCATTTGCACCTCAGCTGGTTGAAAAGGCAGCGTCAGAGCCAGAAGAACTGACAAACAAAAGCTGA
- the zgc:77486 gene encoding AN1-type zinc finger protein 5, translated as MAQETNQTQVPMLCTMGCGFYGNPRTNGMCSVCYKVHMARQQGGGRSSPPGGEKASTSGVGSPETSACVNVESTTSEPVTEMAVTLSEEQASSPCSPRPVTQQMTEMSISPESGVADTDQAQAEDGEDAGTSTCTEPVGEVAQGSSDGDKTPDKNKKKNRCFSCRKKVGLTGFDCRCGNLFCAIHRYSDKHNCTFDYRGEATERLRKDNPLVMAEKIQKL; from the exons ATGGCTCAAGAGACCAATCAGACACAGGTGCCCATGCTTTGCACTATGGGATGTGGATTCTATGGGAACCCCCGCACCAACGGCATGTGTTCGGTCTGCTATAAAGTACATATGGCAAGACAGCAGGGAGGTGGGAGATCCAGCCCACCGGGAGGAGAGAAAG CATCTACATCAGGAGTTGGATCACCAGAAACATCAGCCTGTGTCAATGTGGAGAGCACAACCTCGGAACCGGTCACAGAAATGGCTGTGACCTTGTCAGAGGAACAGGCGAGCAG CCCATGCTCTCCCAGACCAGTAACCCAGCAGATGACGGAGATGAGCATCTCTCCAGAAAGTGGGGTAGCAGATACTGATCAAGCTCAGGCAGAGGATGGGGAAGATGCAGGGACTTCAACATGCACAG AACCAGTTGGAGAAGTAGCACAGGGCAGTTCAGACGGTGACAAGACCCCggataaaaacaagaaaaagaacCGCTGCTTTTCTTGCAGGAAGAAAGTTGGCCTCACTG GTTTTGACTGCCGCTGTGGAAACCTGTTTTGTGCCATCCACCGTTACTCGGACAAACACAACTGTACCTTTGATTACAGGGGGGAAGCCACTGAACGCTTACGTAAGGACAATCCCCTTGTTATGGCGGAGAAAATACAGAAGTTATGA
- the abhd17ab gene encoding alpha/beta hydrolase domain-containing protein 17A, producing MNGLSLSELCCLFCCPPCPSRIAAKLAFLPPEPTYAYLPDQDNAPNGPSATATSSIRTRSGASVSGTAGAAAVEGKWKLHLTERAEFQYSQRELDTMEAFLTRSSRGNRIGCMYIRCVPNARFTVLFSHGNAVDLGQMSSFYIGLGTRINCNIFSYDYSGYGVSTGKPSEKNLYADIDAAWQALRSRYGISPENIILYGQSIGTVPTVDLASRYECAAVVLHSPLTSGMRVAFPDTKKTYCFDAFPNIEKVSKITSPVLIIHGTEDEVIDFSHGLALFERCPKAVEPLWVEGAGHNDIELYSQYLERLRRFIGQELVVQHA from the exons ATGAATGGCCTCTCTCTCAGTGAGCTCTGCTGCCTCTTCTGCTGCCCACCCTGTCCCAGTCGCATCGCAGCCAAGCTGGCCTTCCTGCCCCCAGAGCCCACGTACGCCTACCTACCAGATCAAGACAATGCCCCCAATGGCCCAAGTGCTACTGCAACGTCAAGTATAAGGACTCGGAGTGGCGCGTCCGTCTCTGGAACGGCAGGGGCTGCTGCCGTGGAGGGGAAATGGAAGCTACATTTGACTGAACGCGCCGAGTTTCAGTATTCTCAAAGGGAGCTGGATACAATGGAGGCGTTCCTGACACGGTCCAGCAGAGGGAACAGAATTGGCTGCATGTATATACGTTGTGTTCCCAACGCCAG ATTCACGGTGCTTTTCTCGCACGGCAATGCCGTTGACCTGGGTCAGATGAGCAGCTTCTACATCGGACTTGGCACCCGTATCAACTGCAACATCTTTTCCTACGACTATTCGGGCTACGGCGTCAGCACCGGGAAGCCTTCAGAGAAGAACCTGTACGCTGACATCGACGCCGCCTGGCAGGCGCTTCGCTCTCG ATACGGGATCAGCCCAGAGAATATCATCCTGTACGGGCAGAGCATCGGGACTGTTCCCACGGTGGACCTGGCCTCCCGATACGAGTGCGCCGCAGTCGTCCTTCACTCCCCGCTGACATCAGGAATGAGAGTCGCCTTCCCTGACACCAAGAAAACCTACTGCTTTGATGCTTTTCCCAA CATCGAGAAAGTGTCGAAAATCACCTCCCCGGTTCTGATCATCCACGGGACGGAGGACGAGGTGATCGACTTTTCTCATGGGCTGGCTCTGTTCGAGCGCTGCCCCAAAGCGGTGGAGCCACTGTGGGTGGAGGGCGCCGGACACAACGACATCGAACTGTACAGCCAGTACCTGGAGCGACTGCGGCGCTTCATCGGACAAGAGCTGGTCGTCCAACACGCGTGA